A genomic window from Dechloromonas sp. A34 includes:
- a CDS encoding nickel-dependent hydrogenase large subunit, giving the protein MKRIQLGPFNRVEGDLEVNLEVEGGHVVSAQVNSPLFRGFEQVLIGRLPEDALTIVPRICGICSVAQSAAAATALADLAGITPPPNGLLAQRLIQATENLADHLTHFYLFFMPDFARSVYAGRDWYAPVAARFMAVKGKAAGDVLQARARFFNLIGFLAGRWPHTLALQPGGSTKAMTPAERIRVLALLREFRAFLENVLLGDTLEAFSALDSEQALLAWAAGRNADFPLFLHAAGDLALERTGRAADRFLSYGAYGLFASGLWQPDAPPAKLDATKITEDTRHAWLADSEPLPPARGETVVNAEKAGAYTWCKSPRYAGQVVETGALARQVVAGNRLARDLVERHGASVTARVVARMIELAGVLPAMEQWVRDLVPGDPFCLPAPLPESGEGIGLVEAARGSLGHWLSVKRGHIERYQIIAPTTWNFSPRDRENQPGPLEQALVGLPAGDGTLPTVQHVVRSFDPCMVCTVH; this is encoded by the coding sequence GTGAAGCGCATCCAGCTCGGCCCCTTCAATCGCGTCGAAGGCGACCTCGAGGTCAATCTCGAGGTCGAGGGAGGCCACGTCGTCTCCGCCCAGGTCAATTCGCCGCTCTTTCGCGGCTTCGAGCAAGTGCTGATCGGCCGCCTGCCGGAAGATGCGCTGACCATCGTGCCGCGCATTTGCGGCATCTGCTCGGTCGCCCAGTCGGCCGCCGCAGCCACCGCGCTCGCCGACCTGGCCGGCATCACGCCGCCGCCCAACGGCCTCCTCGCCCAGCGCCTGATCCAGGCGACCGAGAACCTGGCCGACCACCTGACCCATTTCTACCTCTTCTTCATGCCGGATTTCGCCCGCTCGGTCTATGCCGGGCGTGACTGGTACGCCCCGGTGGCGGCGCGTTTCATGGCCGTCAAGGGCAAGGCAGCCGGCGACGTGCTCCAGGCCCGGGCCCGCTTCTTCAACCTGATCGGCTTCCTGGCCGGGCGCTGGCCGCACACCCTGGCCCTGCAACCCGGCGGCAGCACCAAGGCGATGACGCCGGCCGAGCGCATCCGCGTCCTCGCCCTGCTCCGCGAATTCCGCGCCTTTCTCGAGAACGTCCTGCTCGGCGATACGCTGGAAGCCTTTAGCGCGCTGGATTCCGAACAAGCCCTGCTGGCCTGGGCGGCCGGGCGCAACGCCGATTTCCCGCTCTTCCTGCACGCCGCCGGCGATCTCGCGCTGGAACGCACCGGCCGCGCCGCCGACCGCTTCCTGTCCTATGGTGCCTACGGCCTGTTCGCCAGTGGCCTCTGGCAACCCGATGCGCCGCCGGCGAAGCTCGACGCCACGAAGATCACCGAAGACACCCGCCACGCCTGGCTGGCCGACAGCGAGCCGCTGCCCCCCGCCCGCGGCGAAACCGTCGTCAATGCCGAGAAGGCGGGCGCCTACACCTGGTGCAAGTCGCCGCGCTACGCCGGGCAGGTCGTCGAAACCGGCGCCCTGGCCCGCCAGGTGGTGGCCGGCAACCGGCTGGCCCGCGACCTGGTCGAGCGCCACGGCGCCAGCGTCACCGCCCGTGTCGTCGCCCGCATGATCGAACTGGCCGGCGTCCTGCCGGCCATGGAGCAATGGGTGCGCGACCTCGTGCCCGGCGATCCCTTCTGCCTGCCGGCCCCGCTGCCCGAATCCGGCGAAGGCATCGGCCTCGTCGAAGCCGCCCGTGGCAGCCTCGGCCACTGGCTCAGCGTCAAACGCGGCCACATCGAGCGCTACCAGATCATCGCCCCGACCACCTGGAACTTCTCGCCGCGCGACCGCGAAAACCAGCCCGGCCCGCTCGAACAAGCCCTGGTCGGACTGCCGGCCGGCGACGGTACCCTGCCGACCGTGCAGCACGTGGTGCGCTCGTTCGATCCGTGCATGGTGTGTACCGTTCACTAG
- a CDS encoding sigma-54-dependent transcriptional regulator, with protein sequence MTPSLRRLPAVLVVDDEVRSQEALRRTLEEDFEVFCASSAREGMDILEREQPSAAIRIVLCDQRMPGTTGVEFLKDVRLRWPDMVRIILSGYTDAEDIITGVNEAGIWQYLLKPWQPEQLLLTLQRAAEVWRLQQENQRLSLDLRTAEPVLKKRVETKQEKAWTSFGLGALIRAPGSPLEVVCALVHRVAPYDLSVMVTGESGTGKEMFARAIHYESRRADKPFITENCGALPDSLLESELFGYKRGAFTGAVEDRVGLFQQADGGTLFLDEIGETSPAFQVKLLRALQEGEFRPLGSSRSVNVDVRVIAATNRDLEEDVRTGRFREDLYYRLATISLHVPPLRERPMDLPLLARRLLESSARSLDKAIDGFSDEALAGLAAYQWPGNVRELQNEILRMVALADTAKLDADLLSPRLLGAKAVAVASAHESVVDGLSGGLRERMEQLEQRVLQQAMLRHRGNKSRAARELGLSRVGLRAKLVRYGLETAE encoded by the coding sequence ATGACCCCCAGCCTGCGCCGCCTGCCCGCCGTACTCGTCGTCGATGACGAGGTGCGTTCGCAGGAAGCCCTGCGCCGCACGCTGGAGGAGGATTTCGAGGTGTTCTGCGCCTCCAGTGCGCGGGAAGGAATGGACATCCTCGAACGCGAGCAGCCAAGCGCCGCTATCCGCATCGTGCTCTGCGACCAGCGCATGCCCGGCACCACCGGCGTCGAGTTCCTGAAGGATGTCCGCCTGCGCTGGCCGGACATGGTGCGCATCATCCTGTCCGGCTATACCGACGCCGAGGACATCATCACCGGCGTCAACGAGGCCGGCATCTGGCAATACCTGCTCAAGCCCTGGCAACCGGAACAGCTCCTGCTGACCCTGCAACGCGCCGCCGAAGTCTGGCGCTTGCAACAGGAGAACCAGCGCCTGTCGCTCGACCTGCGCACGGCCGAGCCGGTGCTCAAAAAACGCGTCGAGACCAAACAGGAAAAGGCCTGGACCAGTTTCGGCCTGGGCGCCCTGATCCGCGCCCCGGGCAGCCCGCTCGAAGTGGTCTGCGCGCTGGTCCACCGCGTCGCCCCCTACGACCTGTCGGTCATGGTGACCGGCGAATCGGGCACCGGCAAGGAAATGTTCGCGCGTGCCATTCACTATGAAAGCCGGCGCGCCGACAAGCCTTTCATCACCGAAAACTGCGGCGCCCTGCCCGACAGCCTTCTCGAATCCGAACTTTTCGGCTACAAGCGCGGCGCCTTCACTGGCGCCGTCGAGGACCGGGTCGGCCTCTTCCAGCAGGCCGACGGCGGCACGCTGTTCCTCGACGAAATCGGCGAGACCAGCCCGGCTTTCCAGGTCAAGCTGTTGCGCGCCTTGCAGGAAGGCGAGTTCCGCCCGCTGGGCAGCAGCCGGTCGGTCAATGTCGATGTCCGGGTGATCGCCGCCACCAACCGCGACCTCGAGGAAGACGTCCGCACCGGGCGCTTCCGCGAGGATCTCTATTACCGGCTGGCGACCATCTCTTTGCATGTCCCGCCCTTGCGCGAACGGCCGATGGACCTGCCGCTGCTCGCCCGGCGCCTGCTCGAGAGCAGCGCCCGCTCGCTCGACAAGGCGATCGACGGTTTCAGCGACGAGGCGCTGGCTGGACTGGCCGCCTACCAGTGGCCCGGGAATGTCCGCGAATTGCAGAACGAGATCCTGCGCATGGTGGCGCTGGCCGACACGGCCAAGCTCGACGCCGATCTGTTGTCGCCGCGCCTGCTCGGCGCCAAGGCGGTGGCCGTGGCGAGCGCGCACGAAAGCGTCGTCGATGGGCTGTCAGGTGGCCTGCGCGAACGCATGGAACAGCTTGAACAGAGGGTGCTGCAACAGGCCATGCTGCGCCACCGCGGCAACAAGTCGCGGGCTGCCCGCGAACTCGGCCTGTCGCGCGTCGGCCTGCGCGCCAAGCTGGTCCGCTACGGCCTGGAAACCGCGGAATGA
- a CDS encoding HupU protein: MKVLWLQSAGCGGCTQSMLCAAPRPLFDELRDAGIEFLWHPALALESGEEALAILEECAAGRLAFDVLCVEGAMLRGPNGSGKFHLMAGDGRPLTEWVERLARQARWVFAIGSCTAYGGLSASTPGNPLEACGLQYDTDTPGGLLGAAFQSSGGLPVVNIAGCPTHPGWVVDTLEKLALEGLNASDLDEFGRPLLYADQLVHHGCARNEFYEFKASAQKHSDLGCLMENLGCKGTQAHADCNLRPWNGSGSCLRGGFACIACTEPGFESPGHAFQQTPKVAGIPIGLPTDMPKAWFVALAALSKSATPKRVRDNSVVDHPVVRPTVKKGVK, translated from the coding sequence ATGAAAGTTCTCTGGCTGCAAAGTGCCGGCTGCGGCGGCTGCACCCAGTCCATGCTGTGCGCCGCGCCGCGCCCCCTGTTCGACGAATTGCGCGATGCCGGCATCGAGTTCCTCTGGCACCCGGCCCTCGCGCTCGAAAGCGGCGAAGAAGCGCTGGCCATTCTCGAAGAGTGCGCCGCTGGTCGCCTGGCCTTCGACGTGCTCTGCGTCGAGGGCGCCATGCTGCGCGGCCCGAACGGCAGCGGCAAGTTCCACCTGATGGCCGGCGATGGCCGGCCGCTCACCGAATGGGTCGAACGCCTCGCCCGCCAGGCCCGCTGGGTGTTCGCCATCGGTTCCTGCACGGCCTACGGCGGCCTCTCGGCCAGCACGCCGGGCAACCCGCTGGAAGCCTGCGGCCTGCAATACGACACCGACACGCCGGGCGGCCTGCTCGGCGCCGCCTTCCAGTCCAGCGGCGGGCTGCCGGTGGTCAATATCGCCGGTTGCCCGACGCATCCCGGCTGGGTCGTCGACACCCTGGAAAAGCTGGCGCTGGAAGGCCTGAACGCCAGCGATCTCGACGAATTCGGCCGTCCCCTGCTCTACGCCGACCAGCTGGTGCACCACGGCTGCGCCCGCAACGAGTTCTACGAATTCAAGGCCAGCGCGCAGAAGCATTCCGACCTCGGCTGCCTCATGGAAAACCTCGGCTGCAAGGGCACGCAGGCCCACGCCGACTGCAACCTGCGGCCCTGGAACGGCAGCGGCTCCTGCCTGCGCGGCGGCTTCGCCTGCATCGCCTGTACCGAACCGGGTTTCGAATCGCCCGGCCATGCTTTCCAGCAGACCCCCAAGGTCGCCGGCATCCCGATCGGCCTGCCGACCGACATGCCCAAGGCCTGGTTCGTCGCGCTCGCCGCGCTCTCCAAGTCGGCGACCCCGAAACGGGTGCGCGACAACTCGGTGGTCGACCACCCGGTCGTCCGGCCGACGGTCAAGAAGGGCGTCAAGTGA
- the cueR gene encoding Cu(I)-responsive transcriptional regulator → MNIGEAAKASGVSAKMIRHYESVGLLPPASRTDAGYRQYGEKDLRTLQFIRRSRDLGFSIEEIRGLVSLWQDRTRPSREVKTLAKQHLDFLDRKLEELQSMKHALAHLVSCCHGDERPDCPILESLAGKET, encoded by the coding sequence ATGAATATCGGCGAAGCAGCCAAGGCATCAGGTGTGTCGGCCAAGATGATTCGGCATTACGAAAGTGTCGGGTTGTTGCCCCCGGCGAGCCGTACGGATGCTGGCTATCGTCAGTATGGCGAGAAAGACCTACGAACCTTGCAGTTCATCCGACGTTCGCGTGACCTCGGGTTCTCGATTGAGGAGATTCGAGGCCTGGTTAGCCTCTGGCAAGACCGGACACGCCCAAGTCGTGAGGTTAAGACACTAGCCAAGCAGCATCTGGACTTCCTGGACAGGAAGCTGGAGGAACTGCAATCGATGAAGCATGCCTTGGCGCACCTCGTCAGTTGCTGCCATGGCGACGAGCGGCCGGATTGCCCAATTCTGGAGAGCCTTGCAGGAAAGGAGACCTGA